The following DNA comes from Sceloporus undulatus isolate JIND9_A2432 ecotype Alabama unplaced genomic scaffold, SceUnd_v1.1 scaffold_1530, whole genome shotgun sequence.
tcctttgcgatcccttttccctttgatttctcccTTGCAATCCCTTTTTTCCCTTGCACCTCCATTTCTCCCTTTGCAATcctatttttcccctttctttgctttctcGCAATGCCCCCAGGACTGAAAACAACAATCAATGGccaaatcataatcataatcataatcataaaagATTGCATTGATCGTGGATAAAATTTTTTACAAAAACCTATGCAACTAGGAAGGGTCGAGAGGAAAGAACTGCCCAGAAAaaaagaactccccccccccaaaaaaagctggGGTTGAGGGGAGGCCATGCCAAATGCCCCCCTTTTTATCCCCCCAAAAGGTCCATCGTGGTCCATCGAGGGTGGCCTCgcttttgtctgtctgtctgtctgcaatCTAGCGGAGGAAGAAGCGGAGACGGAGTGTTTTAAACGTGAGACGTACCTTTCTTCGACAGTTCGTAAGGCGAGTCCTTGCTGAGGTCGAAGTGGGACTGGCTCCGGAGGAGTTTGCTGCTCTCTTTCGTCGTCAAAGCGGCTTCGGCGCGGCTCAAGAGCGTCTGATTTAATCCGTTCAAAGGCGGCCCGCCGTGACTGCTAGGCGTGACTGCCGTCGGGGCCGCATTAAGGGCCCCGAAGGAGCCATAGTTCGTGTAGCCCGGGTAAAAGGGGCTGGCGGTGTAGTAGAGGGGCCGGGAGAGGACCGAGGGTCCGTTGGGGAAGGGGCAGTGCGTGGTGGAAGGCGGCGGCCGCCCCGTCggggatgaggatgatgatgatgatgagcctCCTCCAGTTCCTGCTCCAGATCCTCCCAAACCTGGATGGACCTCTCTGAGGACCACCATCTCcccgcctccctccttccctttgtcCCCCGACGTGGCGATCTCCGCCAAGGACCACAGTTTGGGCTTGGAAAGGGATGCTGGTGGTGGggctggaggtggtggtggtggtggttggggtGGTGGGCCTCCACTTCCCTGGGGCGAGTGGATGACCGACTGGCCTTGGCTGGGCGGGTGGAGGTCCGTCGTAGTCGTCGTCGTCGAAGGGGGTCGGTACAGGGCCGGCAAAGGGTGAGGGTCCTCGCCGGGACCAGggctctggtggtggtggtggtggtgctggtggtgttggtgatggtggtggacctggaggaggaggcggcccgaGGAAGGCcccagtggaggaggaggaggaggagaaaggcctCCTTTGGACGGCAAGGCC
Coding sequences within:
- the IRX5 gene encoding iroquois-class homeodomain protein IRX-5; the protein is GSPYDHTPGMAGSLGYHPYAAPLGSYPYGDPAYRKNATRDATATLKAWLNEHRKNPYPTKGEKIMLAIITKMTLTQVSTWFANARRRLKKENKMTWTPRNRSEDEEEEENIDLEKNDEEEPQKMEEKGDPEATEIGPGDPKAPTPGSKDPDCASSDSDCKESPDEVVALPSKGGLSPPPPPPLGPSSGRLLLQVHHHHQHHQHHHHHHQSPGPGEDPHPLPALYRPPSTTTTTTDLHPPSQGQSVIHSPQGSGGPPPQPPPPPPPAPPPASLSKPKLWSLAEIATSGDKGKEGGGEMVVLREVHPGLGGSGAGTGGGSSSSSSSSPTGRPPPSTTHCPFPNGPSVLSRPLYYTASPFYPGYTNYGSFGALNAAPTAVTPSSHGGPPLNGLNQTLLSRAEAALTTKESSKLLRSQSHFDLSKDSPYELSKKGTSHV